The following are encoded in a window of Dioscorea cayenensis subsp. rotundata cultivar TDr96_F1 chromosome 16, TDr96_F1_v2_PseudoChromosome.rev07_lg8_w22 25.fasta, whole genome shotgun sequence genomic DNA:
- the LOC120278770 gene encoding LOW QUALITY PROTEIN: squamosa promoter-binding-like protein 14 (The sequence of the model RefSeq protein was modified relative to this genomic sequence to represent the inferred CDS: inserted 1 base in 1 codon) yields the protein MDMGSSSLPASLACGSNDSLNGLKFGKKIYFEDGGGGGSSSKASSGQAPAKKGXDRSAGVQQPPRCQVEGCNVDLSDTKAYYSKHKVCGMHSKSPKVIVAGLEQRFCQQCSRFHQLPEFDQGKRSCRRRLAGHNERRRKPPPGSISRNGRLSSSGHDSGRFRSFMMDFTYAKQAGNDRDAWLANRSGNRVVGNHQWQGGLNALTSGVAAHGFGPSMRGSPNTNSAMFSVPPENSSSFRESLAGISDSSCALSLLSTHQPRSSTTTQNQVPTVIPANASFDMSHVVQQPGMPSNYMANSWEFKGPPEASGTSEAMQHPIEFSHISQPGNQRFSGELELAFQGSKLGMNLDPALAFADDATHWSL from the exons ATGGATATGGGTTCAAGCTCTCTGCCGGCATCTCTGGCCTGTGGTTCCAATGACTCTCTCAACGggctcaagtttgggaaaaagaTCTACTTTGAGGATGGGGGCGGTGGTGGGAGCTCCTCTAAGGCTTCTTCCGGGCAGGCGCCGGCGAAGAAGG AAGATCGGAGTGCAGGGGTGCAGCAGCCTCCAAGGTGTCAAGTGGAGGGCTGCAATGTGGATCTCAGTGATACCAAGGCCTACTATTCCAAGCACAAGGTTTGTGGTATGCATTCCAAGTCCCCCAAGGTCATTGTGGCTGGCTTGGAACAGAGGTTCTGTCAGCAGTGCAGCAG GTTCCACCAATTACCTGAATTTGACCAAGGGAAACGAAGTTGTCGTAGACGTTTAGCCGGACATAATGAGCGCAGGAGGAAGCCACCTCCTGGATCCATATCACGCAATGGACGGCTGTCATCATCTGGCCATG ATAGCGGTAGATTCAGGAGCTTTATGATGGACTTCACTTATGCAAAGCAAGCGGGTAACGACAGAGATGCTTGGCTAGCAAACAGGTCAGGCAATCGGGTTGTTGGCAATCATCAATGGCAAGGTGGTTTAAATGCTTTGACCAGTGGAGTTGCTGCTCATGGTTTCGGTCCATCAATGCGAGGTTCACCAAACACAAACAGTGCTATGTTCTCAGTACCACCAGAGAATTCGAGTTCTTTCCGTGAATCTCTTGCTGGAATCTCTGACTCCAGctgtgctctctctcttctgTCAACTCATCAGCCACGGAGCAGCACCACTACACAAAACCAAGTTCCAACGGTGATACCGGCAAACGCCAGCTTTGACATGTCCCATGTGGTGCAGCAACCAGGCATGCCTAGTAATTATATGGCCAATTCATGGGAGTTCAAAGGACCTCCTGAAGCCAGTGGAACCTCAGAAGCAATGCAACACCCAATTGAATTCAGTCATATTTCACAACCCGGCAACCAACGTTTCTCAGGCGAACTTGAGCTAGCATTTCAAGGAAGCAAACTTGGCATGAACCTCGATCCAGCTCTGGCTTTTGCTGATGATGCCACCCACTGGTCTCTTTAA